A single genomic interval of Chitinophaga sp. 180180018-3 harbors:
- a CDS encoding RluA family pseudouridine synthase, producing MSEELLELEDELENGDASEELYEKINMVVDKGQEPLRIDKFLTNRIEGATRNKIQQALDGELVLVNDKPVKSNYKIRPLDRIVVFSNKSPESTEIIPQELPLNIVYEDDDVMVIDKPAGLVVHPGCGNRDGTLVNGLSWYLGDKTQATEPELPRFGLAHRIDKNTSGLLVIAKSDKAMNDLAKQFSNHTVHRRYIALVWGDFEEDEGTVVAHVGRHQRLRKIMDAYPDGEYGKEAITHYRVLEKFNYVSLIECRLETGRTHQIRVHMQHIGHSLFNDETYGGSRIVKGTIYTKYKQFIDNCFEIMPRHALHAQQLGFVHPRTREQLYFESALPNDFVTVLEKWRRYVAARPNVE from the coding sequence ATGTCTGAAGAATTGCTGGAACTGGAAGATGAGCTGGAAAATGGCGATGCCAGTGAGGAGCTTTATGAAAAGATCAATATGGTGGTAGATAAGGGCCAGGAGCCGTTGCGTATTGATAAATTTCTCACTAATCGTATAGAAGGCGCCACCCGCAATAAAATACAGCAGGCCCTTGATGGCGAGCTGGTATTGGTAAACGACAAGCCCGTTAAATCCAACTACAAAATCCGGCCGTTGGACCGGATTGTTGTGTTCTCCAATAAAAGCCCGGAAAGTACGGAGATTATACCGCAGGAACTGCCGCTCAATATTGTGTATGAAGACGATGACGTGATGGTGATAGACAAACCCGCCGGGCTGGTAGTACACCCTGGCTGCGGTAATCGCGATGGTACCCTCGTAAACGGATTATCGTGGTACCTGGGCGATAAGACCCAGGCAACCGAGCCGGAGCTGCCGCGTTTTGGTCTGGCACACCGTATCGACAAGAACACCAGTGGTTTGCTGGTGATCGCCAAGTCCGATAAGGCCATGAACGACCTGGCCAAACAATTCTCCAACCACACGGTGCATCGCCGGTATATAGCGCTGGTATGGGGTGATTTTGAAGAAGATGAAGGCACAGTGGTGGCTCACGTAGGCCGTCATCAGCGCCTGCGTAAGATCATGGATGCTTACCCCGACGGCGAATATGGCAAGGAAGCAATTACGCATTACCGGGTGCTGGAGAAGTTTAACTATGTATCCCTGATAGAATGCAGGCTGGAAACCGGCCGTACGCACCAGATACGTGTGCACATGCAGCATATCGGACATTCCCTCTTCAACGATGAAACCTACGGTGGCAGCCGGATTGTAAAAGGCACCATTTATACCAAATACAAACAATTCATCGATAACTGCTTCGAGATCATGCCCCGTCATGCGCTCCACGCGCAGCAGCTGGGTTTCGTACACCCGCGTACCCGGGAACAACTCTACTTTGAAAGCGCCCTGCCGAATGACTTTGTGACCGTACTGGAAAAGTGGCGGAGATATGTGGCAGCGAGACCGAATGTAGAATAA
- a CDS encoding pyridoxal-phosphate dependent enzyme: MFSYDHITLESIHTTWLPEDIQAAMLRLDKLHTVVSGNKWFKLQYNLLAAGSAGRQGILTFGGAYSNHIAATAAACASQGLRSIGMIRGEAPVSANHTLAAAAGCGMELIHISREAYRQPDREIYWQQQYPDFLVVPEGGHNSAGARGCEDILSVHPTHYFTHILCAVGTGTTLAGLINSAGVQQHIMGIPVLKGAQYLEPAVKALLHDKPLPSWELLYDHHLGGYAKIPPILIDFINNFYEETGIPTDVVYTGKLMMAFRELSRQGRFPAGSRVLLIHTGGLQGNLSLPPGVLSF; the protein is encoded by the coding sequence ATGTTCAGTTACGATCATATCACATTGGAATCAATACATACAACATGGCTGCCGGAAGATATCCAGGCAGCCATGTTGCGTTTAGACAAGCTTCACACCGTGGTATCGGGCAATAAATGGTTCAAACTGCAATATAACCTATTGGCCGCCGGGAGCGCCGGCAGGCAGGGCATACTTACCTTCGGAGGCGCTTACTCCAACCACATCGCGGCCACCGCAGCCGCCTGTGCCTCCCAGGGGCTCCGTTCCATTGGCATGATCCGTGGCGAAGCACCGGTCAGTGCCAATCATACACTGGCAGCAGCTGCCGGCTGCGGCATGGAACTTATCCACATTTCCCGCGAGGCCTACCGGCAGCCCGACCGGGAAATATACTGGCAGCAACAGTATCCCGATTTTTTAGTTGTACCGGAGGGAGGCCATAACAGCGCCGGCGCCAGGGGTTGCGAAGATATACTGTCTGTTCACCCTACCCATTATTTTACCCATATCCTTTGCGCAGTGGGCACCGGCACCACGCTGGCCGGACTTATCAACAGCGCGGGGGTACAGCAGCATATCATGGGCATACCGGTACTCAAGGGCGCCCAATACCTGGAACCGGCCGTGAAAGCCCTGCTGCACGACAAGCCGTTGCCATCGTGGGAACTTTTATATGATCACCACCTGGGAGGGTACGCTAAAATCCCCCCCATACTTATAGATTTTATCAATAATTTTTATGAAGAAACCGGGATACCTACCGACGTCGTCTATACGGGCAAACTCATGATGGCATTCCGGGAATTGAGCCGACAAGGGCGTTTCCCGGCAGGCAGCCGGGTGCTGCTGATACATACCGGCGGACTTCAGGGCAATCTTTCCCTGCCCCCCGGCGTTTTAAGCTTTTAA
- a CDS encoding anti-sigma factor, with protein MPLMMAPVKSQEKFWKYLTAMMLLLLIGSIVLNFFLFQQSTNYKSQYETLRAAKEKQATEKIPPPAATSTPPKGVDPLSDPAFKWTSIQGYGAYQGSELAIGWNESTREVYLQAKVMPEPPAGKQFQLWAIVNKKLVNAGIFNTGAANAQQLQQMKAVASAQGFAITLEKQGGSAEPSMNQVCMSAKINR; from the coding sequence ATGCCCCTGATGATGGCGCCGGTAAAATCTCAGGAAAAATTCTGGAAGTACCTCACTGCAATGATGCTGCTACTATTGATAGGAAGTATCGTACTGAATTTCTTTCTCTTTCAGCAATCCACAAATTATAAAAGTCAATACGAAACGCTGCGTGCTGCCAAAGAAAAGCAGGCAACGGAAAAGATACCACCACCTGCTGCCACTTCCACTCCTCCCAAAGGTGTGGATCCGCTCAGCGATCCTGCATTTAAATGGACTTCCATTCAGGGCTATGGCGCTTATCAGGGTAGCGAATTAGCCATAGGATGGAACGAAAGTACCCGGGAAGTTTACCTTCAGGCGAAAGTAATGCCGGAACCTCCTGCCGGAAAACAGTTTCAGCTGTGGGCAATCGTGAACAAAAAACTGGTGAATGCCGGCATATTCAATACCGGTGCTGCCAATGCACAACAACTGCAGCAAATGAAGGCGGTAGCTTCTGCACAGGGTTTTGCCATCACCCTGGAAAAACAGGGAGGAAGCGCTGAACCTTCTATGAACCAGGTGTGTATGTCCGCCAAAATCAACCGGTAA
- a CDS encoding sugar phosphate nucleotidyltransferase, whose protein sequence is MQPTLLILAAGMASRYGSLKQIQQFGPSGETIIDYSIYDAISAGFGKIVFIIRESFSAEFREIFDAKLKGRVEVDYVYQEMDAFVGGHAIPADRTKPWGTAHAILCAKNAINEPFAVINADDFYGTDSFVKMAGFLKNDCKSDVYSVVGYELGKTISEHGSVSRGVCAVDAGNLTAINERTKIYKEDGQIVYEDADGSKHPLAADTPVSMNFWGFHPSVFELSQGLFNEFLDKNISNPKSEFFIPIVADEFIRRDKGQVKVLPTSAQWFGVTYKEDAPGVQASLSALVKNGEYPDNLWK, encoded by the coding sequence ATGCAACCGACTTTATTGATCTTGGCGGCCGGTATGGCCAGTCGTTACGGCAGTTTGAAGCAAATCCAGCAATTTGGCCCCAGCGGTGAAACTATCATCGATTACTCTATTTATGACGCTATCAGCGCCGGTTTTGGAAAAATTGTGTTCATCATTCGCGAGAGCTTTTCAGCAGAATTCAGAGAAATCTTTGATGCCAAGCTGAAAGGACGTGTAGAGGTGGATTATGTATATCAGGAGATGGATGCGTTTGTAGGCGGACATGCAATTCCGGCCGACAGAACCAAACCCTGGGGAACAGCGCATGCGATCCTTTGCGCTAAGAATGCCATTAATGAACCATTTGCAGTGATTAATGCAGACGATTTCTATGGCACCGATTCATTCGTTAAAATGGCCGGCTTCCTCAAAAATGACTGTAAATCCGATGTATACAGCGTTGTAGGCTACGAGTTGGGCAAAACCATCAGCGAACATGGTTCTGTTTCCCGCGGCGTTTGCGCTGTAGATGCAGGTAATCTGACTGCTATTAACGAAAGAACCAAGATCTATAAAGAAGATGGTCAGATCGTTTATGAAGATGCTGATGGCAGCAAACACCCGCTGGCCGCAGATACACCAGTGTCTATGAACTTCTGGGGTTTCCATCCCAGCGTGTTTGAACTGAGCCAGGGCCTGTTCAATGAGTTCCTGGATAAAAACATCAGCAATCCTAAATCTGAATTCTTTATTCCTATCGTTGCGGACGAATTCATCCGCCGGGATAAAGGTCAGGTGAAAGTACTGCCTACCAGCGCTCAATGGTTCGGCGTTACTTACAAAGAAGATGCACCCGGAGTGCAGGCCAGTCTGTCGGCGCTGGTTAAGAATGGAGAATATCCAGACAATTTATGGAAATAA
- a CDS encoding sigma-70 family RNA polymerase sigma factor, with protein MARDEKIFTYLYDHYSPALYGVALKVIGEETAAGDVLQEVFVKIWRNIDRYDASKGRLFTWMLNITRNTAIDSLRSKNHKLDQRLQDVNSVALMYEPQLAVHLSVDHLGLSKVIERLQKDQRIIIDMAYFKGHTQEEIAKALEIPLGTVKTRMRNAIIQLRTLLKQL; from the coding sequence ATGGCCAGGGATGAAAAGATATTCACATATTTGTATGATCACTACTCGCCCGCATTGTATGGAGTGGCCCTTAAAGTCATAGGCGAAGAAACAGCAGCAGGTGATGTACTGCAGGAAGTATTTGTAAAGATCTGGCGGAATATCGACAGATATGATGCTTCAAAAGGCCGTTTATTTACCTGGATGCTGAATATCACAAGAAACACAGCGATAGATAGTCTCCGTTCCAAGAACCATAAGCTCGACCAACGCTTACAGGACGTTAACAGTGTGGCATTAATGTATGAACCGCAACTCGCAGTTCACTTGTCAGTAGATCATCTTGGCCTCAGCAAAGTAATTGAGCGCCTTCAAAAAGACCAGCGCATAATCATTGATATGGCTTACTTCAAAGGGCATACACAGGAAGAAATTGCCAAAGCGCTGGAAATACCGCTGGGAACAGTGAAAACCCGTATGCGTAATGCCATTATTCAATTGAGAACACTATTAAAACAGCTGTAA
- the lipB gene encoding lipoyl(octanoyl) transferase LipB, which yields MENVKQQIVVKDLGLIDFQAAWDYQEQLLRDNVQLKQRRAAADPSSPPTTNYLLFCEHPPVYTLGKSGHIENLLISQEELQEQGIGFVPTNRGGDITFHGPGQVVGYPILDLENFFTDLGKYLRFLEEMVIRTLAEYGITGDRSKGETGVWLDPHDKQKARKICAMGIRCSRWVTMHGFAVNVNTPMNYFDGIVPCGIINKKVTSLESELGRRVDTEEVKAKLLKHFNDLFNTSEQ from the coding sequence ATGGAAAATGTGAAACAACAGATCGTAGTAAAAGACCTCGGATTAATAGATTTCCAGGCTGCCTGGGATTACCAGGAGCAGTTGTTAAGGGATAATGTACAACTGAAGCAGCGGCGTGCTGCTGCAGATCCATCCAGTCCCCCTACTACCAACTACCTGCTTTTTTGTGAACACCCGCCGGTATATACATTAGGCAAAAGCGGGCATATAGAAAACCTGCTGATATCGCAGGAAGAGCTACAGGAACAGGGAATCGGATTTGTACCAACCAACCGCGGAGGGGATATCACTTTTCATGGCCCCGGACAGGTGGTAGGTTATCCTATTCTGGATCTGGAGAATTTTTTTACTGATCTGGGTAAATATCTCCGGTTTCTGGAAGAAATGGTGATCCGCACACTGGCAGAATATGGTATAACGGGCGACAGGTCCAAAGGCGAAACCGGTGTATGGCTGGATCCGCATGATAAGCAAAAGGCCCGTAAAATATGTGCAATGGGTATACGCTGCAGCCGCTGGGTGACTATGCACGGCTTTGCGGTGAATGTAAATACTCCGATGAATTATTTTGATGGCATCGTTCCCTGTGGAATTATCAATAAAAAAGTAACCTCTCTGGAGAGTGAATTGGGCCGTCGGGTAGATACGGAAGAAGTGAAAGCAAAGCTGCTGAAACACTTCAACGACCTTTTCAACACCAGTGAACAATAA
- a CDS encoding gliding motility-associated C-terminal domain-containing protein, translating into MRYQHSGYFRILYLLPVLLVGCLISLQAQAQQTPFSVSSTCANDTSWFRINNAAGIDSVKWYFGDPPSGNKDSSQSLPAFHIYNATGTYQDTLIAWRGGKPDTTVQSLTIVSPVTFRLGPQDTTLCQGATMILTAPAIPGATYLWQNGKGATGNSITVDTSGTYKVTINGCPHPDSVNVFYTPIPKINLGKDLVLCTGESIMLDATAQNCTYRWNTGNTAPTQEVTTSGTYRVDVYPKGCPTMSAQVTITFTGPPYPFSLGPDTLLCPGESIRIAPDVPQATKWEWSTGATTPAVTINYTTHLWALVEINHICSVLDTIFINYNHLKKLHLGNDTTICKGSFLVLSADFGNGKYLWQDGSDQATYYVTKPGRYSVHAQIGRCESSDSIAVSFEDTLRVNLGPDTLLCKNEVYLLKPTGAAGGVYKWQDSTSTPMYTVTQPGIYAIVAYNSCGKTVDSVKVGYHDCACQLYFPTAFSPNGDGRNDYFRPIYRCPIYDYTLSIYNRWGERIFYTTDPQVGWTGNVNGTLAAVATYVWIVDYKEVNTKLPVHKTGTITLVN; encoded by the coding sequence ATGAGATACCAGCACTCTGGCTATTTTCGCATCTTATATCTATTACCGGTTCTGCTGGTAGGCTGTCTTATTTCCCTACAGGCGCAGGCGCAGCAAACTCCCTTCTCTGTATCTTCCACCTGTGCAAATGACACATCGTGGTTCCGGATCAATAATGCAGCCGGCATTGATTCGGTGAAATGGTATTTTGGAGATCCGCCATCGGGGAATAAAGATTCCTCGCAGAGCCTTCCTGCATTTCACATTTATAATGCTACCGGTACTTACCAGGATACGCTGATAGCATGGCGGGGAGGTAAGCCGGATACAACGGTGCAGTCGCTCACCATTGTATCCCCGGTGACATTCCGCCTGGGGCCACAGGATACTACGCTGTGCCAGGGCGCCACTATGATATTGACTGCACCTGCTATTCCCGGCGCCACTTATCTGTGGCAGAATGGCAAAGGCGCAACGGGCAACAGCATCACCGTAGATACCTCCGGAACCTATAAAGTGACGATCAACGGATGTCCGCATCCGGATTCAGTGAATGTGTTTTACACTCCTATCCCGAAGATCAACCTGGGTAAGGATCTGGTGTTGTGTACCGGGGAAAGTATTATGCTGGACGCTACCGCACAAAACTGCACCTACCGCTGGAATACCGGAAATACGGCCCCCACACAGGAAGTGACTACTTCCGGTACTTACCGGGTAGATGTGTATCCTAAGGGATGCCCCACTATGTCGGCCCAGGTAACCATTACTTTTACCGGGCCTCCCTACCCCTTTTCGTTAGGACCGGATACCCTGCTTTGCCCCGGAGAATCCATTCGTATAGCGCCTGATGTTCCGCAAGCCACCAAATGGGAATGGAGCACAGGCGCCACAACCCCTGCCGTTACTATTAACTACACCACCCATCTGTGGGCGCTGGTAGAGATCAATCATATCTGCAGTGTGCTGGATACTATTTTTATCAACTACAACCATCTGAAAAAGCTGCACCTGGGAAATGATACTACTATCTGCAAAGGCAGCTTCCTGGTGCTCAGCGCAGATTTCGGCAATGGAAAATATCTCTGGCAGGATGGATCGGACCAGGCTACTTATTATGTGACGAAGCCGGGACGCTATTCTGTACATGCGCAGATCGGGCGTTGCGAATCGTCCGATAGTATTGCTGTCAGCTTTGAAGATACATTGCGGGTGAATCTTGGACCAGATACCCTGTTATGCAAAAATGAGGTATACCTGCTGAAACCCACTGGCGCTGCAGGCGGGGTTTATAAGTGGCAGGACAGTACCAGTACGCCGATGTATACGGTAACGCAGCCGGGGATTTACGCTATTGTAGCGTATAACAGTTGTGGTAAAACGGTGGATTCCGTAAAAGTTGGTTATCATGATTGTGCCTGCCAGCTTTATTTCCCGACGGCCTTCTCGCCGAACGGCGACGGGCGTAACGATTATTTCAGGCCCATCTACCGGTGTCCCATATACGATTATACCCTGAGCATATACAACCGCTGGGGAGAGCGTATTTTCTATACTACGGATCCACAGGTAGGATGGACGGGGAATGTTAATGGCACACTGGCAGCTGTAGCCACCTATGTGTGGATTGTGGATTATAAAGAAGTGAATACAAAATTGCCGGTGCATAAAACCGGAACCATTACACTGGTGAATTAG
- a CDS encoding alpha-L-fucosidase: MKRLLVLGAFVAQVFTSVAQQKTNPADIKEKMQWFADAKLGIFIHWGIYSVKGVDESWSFHNKKISYPDYMQQLKGFTASNYDPQAWADLIKASGARYAVMTTKHHDGVALWDSKYSKLDVANSTPAKRDVLTPLYAALRRDSIKCGAYFSLIDWSYPDYPQFLKDSNRYEIKAQPERWKKFLKFYEGQMEEVMTKFNPDLWWFDGDWEHSAEEWEALKMRNMLTTHNPNTIINGRLQGYGDYDTPEQNFPVTRPHYHWWELCMTINNNWGWQPQDTNWKTPFEIISIFADAVSNGGNLLLDIGPRADGTIPEEEVHVLKELGGWNQRNGEAIFNTIGGIPQGHFYGPTTLSKDSGTLFLFLPAKTSGQVMIKGLSNRILSITALGSNSPLNHKIVGKISWSPVPGLVFIDVPENVLDKYITVLKLKLDGPVKLYRGKGGFLTNE; encoded by the coding sequence ATGAAGAGATTATTAGTGCTGGGAGCTTTTGTCGCACAGGTTTTTACATCAGTGGCACAGCAGAAAACGAATCCTGCAGACATTAAAGAAAAAATGCAATGGTTTGCCGATGCTAAGCTGGGCATCTTCATCCATTGGGGCATTTATTCAGTAAAGGGAGTTGATGAGTCCTGGTCTTTCCACAACAAAAAAATCTCTTACCCCGATTACATGCAGCAGCTGAAAGGCTTTACTGCAAGCAATTACGACCCGCAGGCATGGGCCGATCTGATCAAAGCATCCGGCGCCCGCTATGCGGTGATGACTACCAAACACCACGATGGTGTGGCTTTGTGGGACAGCAAATACAGTAAGCTGGATGTTGCTAACAGTACTCCGGCTAAAAGGGATGTACTCACCCCACTGTATGCTGCACTGCGGCGCGATAGTATCAAATGTGGTGCCTATTTTTCGCTGATCGACTGGAGCTATCCTGATTATCCGCAGTTTCTGAAAGATAGTAACCGCTACGAGATCAAGGCCCAGCCTGAGAGATGGAAGAAGTTCCTAAAATTTTATGAAGGGCAGATGGAAGAGGTGATGACCAAATTCAACCCTGACCTCTGGTGGTTTGACGGCGACTGGGAACACTCCGCCGAGGAATGGGAAGCTCTTAAAATGCGGAATATGCTCACCACCCATAACCCCAACACCATTATCAACGGGCGTTTGCAGGGATATGGCGACTATGACACCCCGGAACAGAATTTCCCGGTTACCCGTCCTCATTACCACTGGTGGGAACTTTGCATGACCATCAACAACAACTGGGGCTGGCAGCCACAGGATACCAACTGGAAAACACCCTTCGAAATCATCAGCATCTTTGCCGATGCCGTTAGCAACGGCGGCAATCTGCTGCTCGACATAGGTCCCAGGGCAGATGGTACCATCCCTGAGGAAGAAGTACATGTATTGAAAGAACTGGGCGGCTGGAACCAACGTAACGGCGAAGCCATCTTCAATACCATCGGTGGTATACCGCAAGGGCATTTCTATGGTCCTACCACGCTTTCCAAAGACTCCGGCACGCTCTTCCTGTTCCTGCCGGCCAAAACCAGCGGCCAGGTAATGATCAAGGGCCTGTCGAACAGGATCCTGAGCATCACTGCACTTGGCAGCAACAGCCCGCTTAATCATAAAATCGTGGGTAAGATTTCCTGGAGCCCGGTGCCAGGACTGGTATTCATAGACGTACCGGAAAATGTGCTGGACAAATACATCACCGTTCTGAAACTGAAGCTCGACGGCCCTGTTAAGCTCTACAGAGGGAAAGGCGGGTTCCTGACAAATGAATAG